From Pyxicephalus adspersus chromosome 7, UCB_Pads_2.0, whole genome shotgun sequence, a single genomic window includes:
- the CEP20 gene encoding centrosomal protein 20 isoform X3 gives MATVSDLKAVLTDTLEKRGVIGQVKAHIRAEVFAALDDQSEARPVLSHENLLINEMIREYLDFNRYKYTSSVLTAETGLSDIPLDRNFLARELNLVEDANAQSVPILYGILSHFLYGHRYAPCHPELDQSSENPTQRNFKGTADHIIKATHLAPVKMNKPNSEDSNAVHGLPQR, from the exons ATGGCGACCGTGTCTGATCTGAAGGCAG TCCTAACAGATACTTTGGAGAAAAGAGGTGTCATAGGACAGGTTAAAGCACACATTCGTGCTGAGGTGTTTGCAGCTTTGGATGATCAAAGTGAAGCACGGCCAGTTTTGTCACATGAGAATCTACTCATAAATGAAATGATCAGGGAATATTTGGATTTCAACAGGTACAAATACACatcatctgtcctaactgcag aaacTGGACTATCTGATATTCCACTTGATAGAAACTTTCTTGCCCGTGAGTTGAACCTTGTGGAAGATGCAAATGCTCAATCTGT ACCAATACTATATGGGATATTGTCGCACTTTTTATATGGACACAGATACGCTCCTTGTCACCCAGAGCTAGACCAGTCATCAGAGAACCCTACACAGAGAAACTTTAAAGGTACTGCAGACCACattataaaag CTACTCATCTGGCACCTGTGAAGATGAATAAACCTAACAGTGAAGACTCAAATGCAGTCCATGGTTTACCGCAAAGataa
- the CEP20 gene encoding centrosomal protein 20 isoform X6, which translates to MATVSDLKAVLTDTLEKRGVIGQVKAHIRAEVFAALDDQSEARPVLSHENLLINEMIREYLDFNRYKYTSSVLTAETGLSDIPLDRNFLARELNLVEDANAQSV; encoded by the exons ATGGCGACCGTGTCTGATCTGAAGGCAG TCCTAACAGATACTTTGGAGAAAAGAGGTGTCATAGGACAGGTTAAAGCACACATTCGTGCTGAGGTGTTTGCAGCTTTGGATGATCAAAGTGAAGCACGGCCAGTTTTGTCACATGAGAATCTACTCATAAATGAAATGATCAGGGAATATTTGGATTTCAACAGGTACAAATACACatcatctgtcctaactgcag aaacTGGACTATCTGATATTCCACTTGATAGAAACTTTCTTGCCCGTGAGTTGAACCTTGTGGAAGATGCAAATGCTCAATCTGTGTAa
- the CEP20 gene encoding centrosomal protein 20 isoform X2 yields the protein MPRSGLVQKEQPEPPRDAGLLTDTLEKRGVIGQVKAHIRAEVFAALDDQSEARPVLSHENLLINEMIREYLDFNRYKYTSSVLTAETGLSDIPLDRNFLARELNLVEDANAQSVPILYGILSHFLYGHRYAPCHPELDQSSENPTQRNFKATHLAPVKMNKPNSEDSNAVHGLPQR from the exons ATGCCGAGATCAGGacttgtgcagaaggagcagccagagcctccccgGGATGCAGGAC TCCTAACAGATACTTTGGAGAAAAGAGGTGTCATAGGACAGGTTAAAGCACACATTCGTGCTGAGGTGTTTGCAGCTTTGGATGATCAAAGTGAAGCACGGCCAGTTTTGTCACATGAGAATCTACTCATAAATGAAATGATCAGGGAATATTTGGATTTCAACAGGTACAAATACACatcatctgtcctaactgcag aaacTGGACTATCTGATATTCCACTTGATAGAAACTTTCTTGCCCGTGAGTTGAACCTTGTGGAAGATGCAAATGCTCAATCTGT ACCAATACTATATGGGATATTGTCGCACTTTTTATATGGACACAGATACGCTCCTTGTCACCCAGAGCTAGACCAGTCATCAGAGAACCCTACACAGAGAAACTTTAAAG CTACTCATCTGGCACCTGTGAAGATGAATAAACCTAACAGTGAAGACTCAAATGCAGTCCATGGTTTACCGCAAAGataa
- the CEP20 gene encoding centrosomal protein 20 isoform X4 — protein MPRSGLVQKEQPEPPRDAGLLTDTLEKRGVIGQVKAHIRAEVFAALDDQSEARPVLSHENLLINEMIREYLDFNRYKYTSSVLTAETGLSDIPLDRNFLARELNLVEDANAQSVYSSGTCEDE, from the exons ATGCCGAGATCAGGacttgtgcagaaggagcagccagagcctccccgGGATGCAGGAC TCCTAACAGATACTTTGGAGAAAAGAGGTGTCATAGGACAGGTTAAAGCACACATTCGTGCTGAGGTGTTTGCAGCTTTGGATGATCAAAGTGAAGCACGGCCAGTTTTGTCACATGAGAATCTACTCATAAATGAAATGATCAGGGAATATTTGGATTTCAACAGGTACAAATACACatcatctgtcctaactgcag aaacTGGACTATCTGATATTCCACTTGATAGAAACTTTCTTGCCCGTGAGTTGAACCTTGTGGAAGATGCAAATGCTCAATCTGT CTACTCATCTGGCACCTGTGAAGATGAATAA
- the CEP20 gene encoding centrosomal protein 20 isoform X1, with product MPRSGLVQKEQPEPPRDAGLLTDTLEKRGVIGQVKAHIRAEVFAALDDQSEARPVLSHENLLINEMIREYLDFNRYKYTSSVLTAETGLSDIPLDRNFLARELNLVEDANAQSVPILYGILSHFLYGHRYAPCHPELDQSSENPTQRNFKGTADHIIKATHLAPVKMNKPNSEDSNAVHGLPQR from the exons ATGCCGAGATCAGGacttgtgcagaaggagcagccagagcctccccgGGATGCAGGAC TCCTAACAGATACTTTGGAGAAAAGAGGTGTCATAGGACAGGTTAAAGCACACATTCGTGCTGAGGTGTTTGCAGCTTTGGATGATCAAAGTGAAGCACGGCCAGTTTTGTCACATGAGAATCTACTCATAAATGAAATGATCAGGGAATATTTGGATTTCAACAGGTACAAATACACatcatctgtcctaactgcag aaacTGGACTATCTGATATTCCACTTGATAGAAACTTTCTTGCCCGTGAGTTGAACCTTGTGGAAGATGCAAATGCTCAATCTGT ACCAATACTATATGGGATATTGTCGCACTTTTTATATGGACACAGATACGCTCCTTGTCACCCAGAGCTAGACCAGTCATCAGAGAACCCTACACAGAGAAACTTTAAAGGTACTGCAGACCACattataaaag CTACTCATCTGGCACCTGTGAAGATGAATAAACCTAACAGTGAAGACTCAAATGCAGTCCATGGTTTACCGCAAAGataa
- the CEP20 gene encoding centrosomal protein 20 isoform X5, translated as MIREYLDFNRYKYTSSVLTAETGLSDIPLDRNFLARELNLVEDANAQSVPILYGILSHFLYGHRYAPCHPELDQSSENPTQRNFKGTADHIIKATHLAPVKMNKPNSEDSNAVHGLPQR; from the exons ATGATCAGGGAATATTTGGATTTCAACAGGTACAAATACACatcatctgtcctaactgcag aaacTGGACTATCTGATATTCCACTTGATAGAAACTTTCTTGCCCGTGAGTTGAACCTTGTGGAAGATGCAAATGCTCAATCTGT ACCAATACTATATGGGATATTGTCGCACTTTTTATATGGACACAGATACGCTCCTTGTCACCCAGAGCTAGACCAGTCATCAGAGAACCCTACACAGAGAAACTTTAAAGGTACTGCAGACCACattataaaag CTACTCATCTGGCACCTGTGAAGATGAATAAACCTAACAGTGAAGACTCAAATGCAGTCCATGGTTTACCGCAAAGataa